The following are encoded together in the Candidatus Tectomicrobia bacterium genome:
- a CDS encoding molybdopterin biosynthesis protein, with protein sequence MAGRKLYLENIPREEALARLLEKAGPAASLPAEEVEVARALGRVTAEVVHAALSSPHFHAAAMDGYALRSEATSGASPVRPLNLRLNADAYPVDTGDPLPPGTDAVVMAEHVHEPEPGLIQIEAAVAPWSHVRVAGEDMVEGQLLLPPGHRLRPFDLGGLLAAGVARVSVRRKPHVAVIPTGDELVPAGRTPQPGQLIEFNSVVLSGCIEQWGGEPLAWPIVADRLEAIEAAVREALERADIVLVNAGSSAGREDYTSAIVQRLGELFVHGVAIFPGKPTVMGVCRTASGAAKPVIGVPGYPVSAAIAAQEFVRPLMAHLEGTVPVEEEAAEAVLSRKSASHLGMEEFLRVKLGEVGGRLMALPAKRGASVISSLIESDGVVRIPPNAEGVESGERVRVELLRPRAEVRGNILMAGSHDNALDLLAGELRRRFRGVSLSASAVGSMAGLIAVRNGEAHLAGSHLLDPKTGEYNWSYIRRYLKGREVVVVNFVQREQGIMVPPGNPKRIASVADLTRPGVTLANRQLGAGTRVLLDHLLAKAGIEPARVRGYDRVETTHVAVAMAVSAGRADAGLGILAAARMLGLDFVPLGGERFDFVVPAEHWETEPIRRLVDILRDEDFARAVRALGGYDTELTGRVLDPPAQPQEG encoded by the coding sequence ATGGCGGGGCGGAAGCTCTACCTGGAGAACATCCCCCGGGAGGAGGCCCTCGCGCGCCTGCTGGAGAAGGCGGGGCCCGCGGCCTCCCTCCCGGCCGAGGAGGTGGAGGTCGCGCGCGCGCTCGGGCGGGTGACGGCGGAGGTGGTCCATGCGGCGCTCTCGAGCCCGCACTTCCACGCGGCCGCGATGGACGGCTACGCGCTGCGCTCCGAGGCCACCTCGGGCGCCTCGCCGGTGCGGCCCCTCAACCTGAGGTTGAACGCTGACGCCTACCCGGTGGACACGGGGGATCCGCTCCCGCCGGGCACCGACGCCGTGGTGATGGCCGAGCACGTCCACGAGCCCGAGCCCGGCCTGATCCAGATCGAGGCCGCCGTGGCACCCTGGTCCCACGTGCGGGTGGCGGGGGAGGACATGGTCGAGGGCCAGCTCCTCCTGCCGCCCGGACACCGCCTCCGGCCCTTCGACCTGGGCGGGCTCCTCGCGGCCGGGGTGGCCCGGGTGAGCGTCCGGAGGAAGCCGCACGTGGCCGTCATTCCCACCGGGGACGAGCTGGTGCCCGCCGGAAGGACGCCCCAGCCGGGCCAGCTCATCGAGTTCAACTCGGTGGTGCTCTCGGGCTGCATCGAGCAGTGGGGGGGCGAACCCCTGGCCTGGCCCATCGTGGCGGACCGCCTCGAGGCCATCGAGGCCGCCGTGAGGGAGGCGCTGGAGCGGGCCGACATCGTGCTCGTCAACGCGGGCTCCTCGGCCGGGCGGGAGGACTACACCTCCGCCATCGTCCAGCGGCTCGGGGAGCTCTTCGTGCACGGGGTGGCCATCTTCCCCGGCAAGCCCACCGTGATGGGCGTCTGCCGGACGGCCTCGGGCGCGGCGAAGCCCGTCATCGGCGTCCCGGGCTATCCGGTTTCGGCCGCCATCGCGGCCCAGGAGTTCGTCCGGCCCCTCATGGCCCACCTGGAGGGAACCGTTCCCGTCGAAGAGGAGGCGGCGGAAGCCGTGCTGAGCCGGAAGAGCGCCTCCCACCTGGGGATGGAGGAGTTCCTGCGGGTCAAGCTCGGGGAAGTGGGGGGGCGGCTGATGGCCCTCCCGGCGAAGCGGGGAGCGAGCGTCATCAGCAGCCTCATCGAGTCGGACGGCGTGGTCCGGATCCCCCCGAACGCCGAGGGAGTGGAGTCGGGCGAGCGGGTGCGGGTCGAGCTGCTTAGGCCCCGGGCCGAGGTGCGGGGCAACATCCTCATGGCGGGGAGCCACGACAACGCCCTGGACCTCCTGGCGGGGGAGCTGCGCCGGCGCTTCCGGGGGGTGAGCCTCTCGGCCTCGGCGGTGGGCTCGATGGCGGGGCTCATCGCCGTGAGGAACGGGGAGGCCCACCTGGCGGGGAGCCACCTTCTGGACCCCAAGACGGGGGAGTACAATTGGAGCTATATCCGCCGCTACCTCAAAGGCCGCGAGGTGGTGGTGGTGAACTTCGTCCAGCGCGAGCAGGGCATCATGGTCCCGCCGGGGAACCCGAAGCGGATCGCCTCGGTGGCCGACCTCACCCGGCCGGGCGTCACCCTCGCCAACCGCCAGCTCGGCGCGGGCACTCGGGTGCTGCTCGACCACCTGCTGGCGAAGGCGGGCATCGAGCCCGCCCGGGTGCGCGGCTACGACCGGGTGGAAACCACCCACGTCGCGGTCGCGATGGCGGTTTCGGCGGGCCGTGCCGACGCGGGCCTGGGCATCCTGGCCGCGGCCCGGATGCTGGGCCTGGACTTCGTCCCCCTGGGCGGGGAGCGGTTCGACTTCGTCGTCCCGGCCGAGCATTGGGAGACGGAGCCCATCCGCAGGCTGGTGGACATCCTGCGGGACGAGGATTTCGCCCGCGCCGTACGGGCGCTGGGCGGCTATGACACGGAACTCACCGGGAGGGTCCTCGACCCTCCCGCCCAGCCACAGGAGGGCTGA
- a CDS encoding molybdopterin molybdotransferase MoeA yields MRAVQGFAPLPAEEVPAFEAVGRILAGEVRSPADLPDFPRATMDGYAIQAADSFGAGESVPAYLEIAGEVRMGEAPGFKVGRGRAARVSTGGMIPEGADAVIMDEHTSRPDEGTLEVRRPVSAGENVLAPGDDLRKGEVILPAGRRLRSQDIGAFAGVGVVLLKVRRRPRVAILPTGDELVDPRAEPRPGQVRDINRFSLAAAVVEAGGIPETEDILPDDLPAIQARLRGAAERADVVLISGGSSMGARDHTVEAIDSLGEPGVLVHGISIKPGKPTIIGRIRRGSVDKAVVGIPGHPVSALMIFHAFVRPILRQLMGEADSFAAEAGRVTARLARNLPSAPGREDLVRVTLERKDGLLVAHPLMGSSAMISTLTRADGFLTLPLEREGLPAGTDVQVTLY; encoded by the coding sequence ATGCGGGCCGTCCAGGGGTTCGCCCCCCTGCCGGCGGAGGAGGTGCCCGCCTTCGAGGCCGTGGGGCGCATCCTGGCGGGGGAGGTGCGGAGCCCGGCCGACCTGCCGGACTTCCCCCGCGCCACCATGGACGGCTACGCCATCCAGGCGGCCGACTCCTTCGGGGCGGGGGAGTCCGTCCCCGCCTACCTGGAGATCGCGGGCGAGGTCCGGATGGGGGAGGCGCCCGGGTTCAAGGTGGGCCGGGGCCGGGCGGCGCGGGTGAGTACCGGGGGGATGATCCCGGAGGGCGCGGACGCCGTGATCATGGACGAGCACACCTCCCGGCCCGACGAGGGGACGCTCGAGGTTCGGCGTCCCGTCTCGGCGGGGGAGAACGTGCTCGCCCCGGGCGACGACCTGCGGAAGGGGGAGGTCATCCTCCCGGCGGGCCGCCGCCTGCGCAGCCAGGACATCGGCGCCTTCGCCGGGGTGGGGGTCGTATTGCTCAAGGTGCGGCGCCGCCCCCGGGTGGCCATTCTCCCGACGGGGGACGAGCTGGTGGACCCGCGCGCCGAGCCCCGGCCCGGGCAGGTGCGGGACATCAACCGCTTCTCCCTCGCCGCCGCCGTGGTCGAGGCGGGGGGGATCCCCGAGACGGAGGACATCCTCCCGGACGATCTCCCCGCCATCCAGGCGCGGCTCCGCGGGGCCGCCGAGCGGGCGGATGTGGTGCTCATCTCGGGCGGGAGCTCGATGGGGGCGCGCGACCACACCGTCGAGGCCATCGACTCCCTGGGGGAGCCGGGGGTGCTGGTTCACGGCATCTCGATCAAGCCGGGGAAGCCCACCATCATCGGGCGCATCCGGCGCGGAAGCGTGGACAAGGCGGTGGTGGGGATTCCCGGCCATCCGGTGTCGGCGCTGATGATCTTCCATGCCTTCGTCCGGCCCATCCTCCGGCAGTTGATGGGGGAGGCCGACTCCTTCGCCGCCGAGGCGGGCCGGGTGACGGCGCGGCTGGCGCGGAACCTCCCCTCCGCCCCCGGGCGGGAGGATCTGGTGCGCGTCACCCTGGAGCGGAAGGACGGCCTCCTCGTGGCCCATCCCCTCATGGGGAGCTCGGCCATGATCTCGACCCTGACCCGGGCGGACGGCTTCCTCACCCTCCCGCTGGAGCGCGAGGGGCTCCCGGCCGGGACGGATGTGCAGGTGACCCTCTACTGA
- a CDS encoding twin-arginine translocase TatA/TatE family subunit, whose amino-acid sequence MFPAIGFPELLIILAIAVLVFGAKRLPEIGSGLAKGIKSFKQGMSDEPEKPEKTQVSGKQEGGGSPGAGHS is encoded by the coding sequence ATGTTCCCGGCAATCGGTTTTCCCGAGCTTCTGATCATCCTGGCGATCGCCGTCCTGGTCTTCGGGGCCAAGCGCCTTCCGGAGATCGGCTCAGGGCTCGCCAAGGGCATCAAGAGCTTCAAGCAGGGCATGAGCGACGAGCCCGAGAAGCCCGAGAAGACCCAGGTCTCCGGCAAGCAGGAGGGCGGGGGCTCCCCGGGCGCGGGCCACAGCTAA
- a CDS encoding alanine--glyoxylate aminotransferase family protein yields MTIGELNPHLRLLLGPGPSPVHPRVLKAMSTHVVGHLDPDFLAVMDDCQQMLRGLFNTKNRVTFPVSGTGSAAMEASVCNMVEEGEKAIICVNGVFGERMADVAGRYGARVIRVEAPWGRPIDPQDVKKALGAHPDAVLVGIVHAETSTGVLQPMEEIGAMCRKHGALLLLDCVTSLGGVPVELDKWGIELAYSGTQKCLSCPPGLAPITFSERALGKARERKSKVKSWYFDVTMVEKYWGQERVYHHTGPITMNYAIREALRIVFDEGLEKRFARHARASRALQAGAEALGLSMFAQEGFRTPTLNTVSLRPGMDDGAIRKRLLNEFDIEIGGGLGAVAGKIWRIGMMGHGATQANVVYLLSALEVICRQMGYTDSVGRAVAAATQVYAEAAA; encoded by the coding sequence ATGACGATCGGCGAGTTGAACCCCCATCTGCGCCTGCTCCTGGGCCCCGGCCCCAGCCCCGTGCACCCCCGGGTCCTCAAGGCGATGAGCACCCACGTCGTGGGCCACCTGGACCCCGACTTCCTGGCCGTGATGGACGACTGCCAGCAGATGCTGCGCGGGCTCTTCAACACCAAGAACCGGGTCACCTTCCCGGTCTCGGGCACGGGCAGCGCCGCCATGGAGGCCTCGGTCTGCAACATGGTCGAGGAGGGCGAGAAGGCGATCATCTGTGTCAACGGGGTGTTCGGCGAGCGCATGGCCGACGTGGCCGGCCGCTACGGCGCCCGGGTCATCCGCGTCGAGGCGCCCTGGGGCAGGCCCATCGACCCGCAGGACGTGAAGAAAGCCCTGGGCGCCCACCCCGACGCGGTGCTGGTGGGCATCGTCCACGCCGAGACGAGCACCGGGGTCCTCCAGCCCATGGAGGAGATCGGCGCTATGTGCCGCAAGCACGGGGCGCTCCTCCTGCTGGACTGCGTCACTTCCCTGGGGGGGGTGCCCGTCGAGCTGGACAAGTGGGGGATCGAACTCGCCTACAGCGGCACCCAGAAGTGCCTCTCCTGTCCGCCGGGCCTGGCGCCCATCACCTTCAGCGAACGCGCCCTGGGCAAGGCCCGCGAGCGCAAGAGCAAGGTCAAGAGCTGGTATTTCGACGTGACCATGGTGGAGAAGTACTGGGGCCAGGAGCGGGTCTACCACCACACCGGCCCCATCACCATGAACTACGCCATCCGGGAGGCCCTGCGGATCGTCTTCGACGAGGGCCTGGAGAAGCGCTTCGCCCGCCACGCCCGGGCCAGCCGGGCCCTCCAGGCGGGGGCCGAGGCCCTGGGGCTCTCCATGTTCGCCCAGGAGGGCTTCCGCACCCCCACCCTCAACACCGTGAGCCTCAGGCCGGGCATGGACGACGGGGCCATCCGCAAGCGCCTCCTGAACGAGTTCGACATCGAGATCGGGGGCGGTTTGGGCGCCGTGGCGGGGAAGATCTGGCGTATCGGCATGATGGGCCACGGAGCCACCCAGGCCAACGTGGTCTACCTCCTCTCGGCCCTGGAGGTAATCTGCCGCCAGATGGGGTATACTGACTCCGTGGGCCGCGCCGTGGCCGCCGCCACCCAGGTGTACGCGGAGGCCGCGGCCTGA
- a CDS encoding NAD-dependent succinate-semialdehyde dehydrogenase, whose amino-acid sequence MYINGQWVEAEGRGRFEVRDPANGNLVATVADGGVPEVRRAIDAAHAAFPGWASTPGKERGALLRKAEAQMSERLEEIARLMTLENGKPFAESKGEVGFSIGYFNWYAEEARRAYGETVPSPFKNKRLWVQASPVGVVGAITPWNFPANMITRKIAPAMAAGCTVVLRPASATPLTALAIARACHEAGIPPGVLNVVTGSKSRPMAAEMMENPKVKKIGFTGSTEVGKALMEQAARQIKRITFELGGNAPFIVFDDADFDAAVDGAVAIKYLRVGGQSCICANRIYVQESIAQKFTEAFVAKVKALKVGPGFEPGMQVGPLINEETRKGIHALVEDAKKRGAKVLAGGDYMREGAYAKGYFYAPTVMVDVKDDWPVCQEEIFGPVAPILTFKTEEELIRRANDTIFGLACYLYTKDMSRVVRVTEQLDYGLIGVNDAAGYTHEIPFGGFKQSGLGREGGREGLEMYLEVKSVVVNLGS is encoded by the coding sequence ATGTACATCAACGGCCAATGGGTCGAGGCGGAGGGGAGGGGGCGGTTCGAGGTCCGCGACCCGGCCAACGGCAACCTGGTGGCCACGGTGGCCGACGGGGGCGTCCCCGAGGTGCGGAGGGCCATCGACGCGGCCCACGCGGCCTTCCCCGGCTGGGCCTCCACCCCGGGCAAGGAGCGGGGGGCGCTCCTCCGGAAGGCCGAGGCCCAGATGAGCGAGCGCCTCGAGGAGATCGCCCGCCTCATGACGCTCGAGAACGGCAAGCCCTTCGCCGAGTCGAAGGGGGAAGTCGGCTTCTCCATAGGCTACTTCAACTGGTACGCCGAGGAGGCGCGCCGCGCCTACGGGGAGACGGTCCCCTCCCCCTTCAAGAACAAGCGCCTGTGGGTGCAGGCCAGCCCGGTCGGGGTGGTGGGGGCCATCACCCCCTGGAACTTCCCGGCGAACATGATCACCCGTAAGATCGCCCCCGCCATGGCGGCGGGCTGCACGGTGGTGCTGCGGCCCGCCTCGGCCACCCCGCTCACCGCCCTGGCCATCGCCCGTGCCTGCCACGAGGCGGGCATCCCGCCCGGGGTGCTGAACGTGGTGACCGGCTCCAAGTCGCGGCCCATGGCGGCCGAGATGATGGAGAATCCCAAGGTGAAGAAGATCGGCTTCACCGGCTCCACCGAGGTGGGCAAGGCCCTCATGGAGCAGGCGGCGAGGCAGATCAAGCGCATCACCTTCGAGCTGGGCGGGAACGCGCCCTTCATCGTCTTCGATGACGCCGACTTCGACGCCGCCGTGGACGGCGCGGTGGCCATCAAATACCTCCGGGTCGGCGGCCAGTCGTGCATCTGCGCGAACCGCATCTACGTCCAGGAGAGCATCGCCCAGAAGTTCACCGAGGCCTTCGTCGCGAAGGTGAAGGCCCTCAAGGTGGGGCCGGGCTTCGAGCCGGGGATGCAGGTGGGCCCCCTCATCAACGAGGAGACCCGCAAGGGGATCCACGCCCTGGTGGAGGACGCGAAGAAGCGGGGCGCGAAGGTGCTGGCGGGCGGCGACTACATGCGCGAGGGCGCCTACGCGAAGGGCTACTTCTACGCCCCCACCGTCATGGTGGACGTGAAGGACGACTGGCCGGTCTGCCAGGAGGAGATCTTCGGCCCCGTGGCCCCCATCCTCACCTTCAAGACCGAGGAGGAGCTCATCCGCCGGGCCAACGACACCATCTTCGGCCTCGCCTGCTACCTCTACACCAAGGACATGTCGCGGGTGGTCCGCGTGACCGAGCAGCTCGACTACGGGCTCATCGGGGTGAACGACGCCGCTGGCTACACCCACGAGATCCCCTTCGGCGGCTTCAAGCAGAGCGGCCTCGGCCGCGAGGGCGGCCGCGAGGGCCTCGAGATGTACCTGGAGGTCAAATCGGTGGTGGTCAACCTGGGGTCCTAA
- a CDS encoding amidase, whose translation MELIQMTAGQAAEAIRSGQIASEELVQACLDHTAALEERVGAWAFLDRGLALAQARAADLARKEGRALGPLHGVPVGVKDIFDTHDMPTEDGTVLHAGRQPLADATAVALLRQAGAVIMGKTVTTELAVYSPGKTRNPRDPERTPGGSSSGSAAAVAAGMVPVAIGTQTNGSTLRPASYCGIYGYKPSHGLISRHHMLQQSRPLDHVGVFGRTLEDVALAAEPMMAYDEHDPDTLPRARPSLVQAVASEPPLPPRLAFIKTPVWEKADEDTRAAFAELMEHLGEDAEEVQLPEVFGNAVEWHRMILEPDLARNFEREYAHGKEKLSPILREMIERGQKVPAVDYNRALEGRLLLVRILDEILKWYDAILTPAATGEAPRGLESTGSPVFCTLWTLCGLPAVSLPILEGSGGLPIGAQLVASKGGDAQLLRTAGWLARSVEGG comes from the coding sequence ATGGAACTTATCCAGATGACGGCCGGCCAGGCGGCGGAGGCCATCCGCTCCGGCCAGATCGCCTCCGAGGAGCTGGTGCAGGCCTGCCTGGACCATACCGCGGCGCTGGAGGAGCGGGTGGGCGCCTGGGCCTTCCTGGACCGCGGCTTGGCCCTCGCCCAGGCGCGCGCGGCGGACTTGGCCCGGAAGGAAGGCCGGGCCCTCGGTCCGCTCCACGGGGTGCCGGTCGGCGTCAAGGACATCTTCGACACCCACGACATGCCCACCGAGGACGGTACCGTCCTCCACGCCGGCCGGCAGCCCCTGGCCGACGCCACGGCGGTGGCCCTGCTCCGCCAGGCCGGGGCCGTCATCATGGGCAAGACCGTCACGACCGAGCTGGCCGTCTACTCCCCGGGAAAGACGCGGAATCCGCGCGACCCCGAGCGGACCCCGGGGGGCTCCTCGAGCGGCTCGGCCGCGGCCGTCGCGGCGGGCATGGTGCCCGTGGCCATCGGGACCCAGACTAACGGCTCGACCCTCCGCCCTGCTTCTTACTGCGGGATTTACGGCTACAAGCCCTCCCACGGGCTGATCTCCCGCCACCACATGCTCCAGCAGTCGCGGCCGCTGGACCACGTCGGCGTGTTCGGGCGCACCCTCGAGGACGTGGCGCTCGCCGCGGAGCCGATGATGGCGTACGACGAGCACGACCCCGACACGCTGCCCCGGGCACGGCCCTCCCTGGTCCAGGCGGTGGCCTCGGAGCCCCCCCTGCCGCCCCGCCTGGCCTTTATCAAGACCCCGGTGTGGGAGAAGGCCGACGAGGACACCCGCGCCGCCTTCGCCGAATTGATGGAGCACTTGGGGGAGGACGCGGAGGAGGTGCAGCTCCCCGAGGTCTTCGGCAACGCGGTGGAATGGCACCGGATGATCCTGGAGCCGGACCTCGCCCGGAACTTCGAGCGGGAATACGCCCACGGCAAGGAAAAGCTGAGCCCCATCCTCCGGGAGATGATCGAGCGCGGGCAGAAGGTGCCGGCCGTGGACTACAACCGCGCCCTTGAGGGGCGGCTCCTCCTGGTCCGCATCCTGGACGAGATATTGAAGTGGTATGATGCCATTCTCACGCCCGCGGCCACCGGCGAGGCGCCCCGGGGCCTGGAGTCCACGGGGAGCCCGGTGTTTTGCACGCTCTGGACCCTTTGCGGGCTGCCGGCGGTGAGCCTTCCCATCCTCGAGGGGTCCGGCGGGCTGCCCATCGGGGCGCAGCTCGTGGCCTCCAAGGGCGGGGACGCCCAACTCCTCCGGACGGCCGGCTGGCTGGCGCGCTCGGTCGAGGGGGGATGA
- a CDS encoding TRAP transporter large permease subunit has product MSNPEVALVQLGIFIFLIMLGFPICFTLMALGVAFGYYAYALPDQMQNIFANRIFDLLVNQTYSVMTNDVLVAIPLFLFMGYIVERANIIDRLFYSMSIAANRVPGSLAVASLATCALFATATGIVGAVVTLMGLLAYPAMLRAGYDHKLSAGVICAGGCLGILIPPSILLIVYGATSGISVVRLYAGAMFPGLLLTSLYILYVVGRAILNPSLAPKPPKEESDIPFLQVAWLLITSFVPLSVLIIGVLGAVLFGFGTPSEAAAVGSGGALLLAAGYRELTWERLKESVFLTVRTSAMVCWLFVGSATFASVFAYLGGEAFIKQFVEGLNLSPFQFLLVAQVIIFLLGWPLEWTEIIIIFVPIFLPLVDHFKIDPLFFGILVALNLQTAFLSPPMAMACFYLKGIAPPHVSLADIFRGAMPFMVMVIISMVLLYIFPGIAMWLPDQVYGVAK; this is encoded by the coding sequence ATGAGCAATCCCGAAGTCGCCCTCGTTCAACTGGGAATCTTCATCTTCCTCATCATGCTGGGCTTCCCCATCTGCTTCACCCTGATGGCCCTGGGGGTGGCTTTCGGCTACTACGCCTACGCCTTGCCCGACCAGATGCAGAACATCTTCGCGAACCGGATCTTCGATCTCCTCGTGAACCAAACCTACTCCGTGATGACGAACGATGTCCTGGTGGCGATCCCGCTGTTTCTCTTCATGGGCTACATCGTCGAGCGCGCCAACATCATTGACCGGCTCTTCTACAGCATGAGCATCGCGGCGAACAGGGTGCCCGGCTCCTTGGCGGTGGCCTCGCTTGCGACGTGCGCCCTGTTCGCCACGGCCACCGGCATCGTCGGCGCCGTGGTGACGTTGATGGGGCTGCTCGCGTACCCCGCCATGCTGCGGGCGGGCTACGACCACAAGCTGTCCGCCGGCGTCATCTGCGCGGGCGGCTGCCTGGGCATCCTGATCCCCCCGAGCATCCTGCTCATCGTCTATGGCGCCACGAGCGGCATCTCCGTGGTCAGGCTTTACGCGGGCGCCATGTTCCCGGGGCTTTTGCTGACCAGCCTCTATATTCTCTACGTGGTGGGCAGGGCCATCCTGAACCCTTCCCTCGCCCCGAAGCCCCCCAAGGAAGAGTCGGATATCCCTTTTCTTCAGGTTGCCTGGTTGCTCATCACGTCGTTCGTCCCGCTTTCGGTTCTCATCATCGGGGTTCTGGGGGCCGTCCTTTTTGGTTTTGGAACGCCCTCGGAGGCCGCGGCGGTGGGGTCGGGCGGCGCCTTGCTGCTCGCCGCGGGCTACCGGGAGCTCACCTGGGAGCGCCTGAAAGAGTCGGTCTTCCTCACCGTGCGTACCTCGGCCATGGTGTGCTGGCTCTTCGTCGGCTCGGCGACCTTCGCCTCCGTGTTCGCGTATTTGGGGGGGGAAGCCTTCATCAAGCAGTTCGTCGAGGGGTTGAATTTGTCGCCCTTCCAGTTCCTCCTTGTGGCGCAGGTCATCATCTTCCTGCTGGGCTGGCCGCTTGAGTGGACGGAAATCATCATCATCTTCGTGCCCATCTTTTTGCCGCTGGTGGATCACTTCAAGATCGATCCCCTTTTTTTCGGCATCCTGGTGGCCCTCAATCTCCAGACCGCATTTCTGAGTCCTCCGATGGCCATGGCGTGCTTCTACCTCAAGGGAATCGCCCCTCCGCATGTTTCGTTGGCGGATATCTTCCGGGGGGCCATGCCGTTCATGGTCATGGTGATTATTTCCATGGTGCTGCTCTACATCTTCCCGGGAATCGCCATGTGGCTGCCCGATCAAGTCTACGGAGTTGCAAAATAG
- a CDS encoding TRAP transporter small permease subunit → MQRVLLYIDSLSLKVGHAFAWCILLLTLAVCYEVILRKIFRNPTAWAFDVSYIMYGTLFMMGGAYALSRDSHVRADFLFRLWPPRVQAGVEFVLYIIFFFPGVLALVYSGYDFARESWSYRPYGPAGPVGEISINSPVGVPVSPLKTVIPVAAFFLLLQGIAQIIRCAICLRTGEWPPRLHDVEETDVALRAAIEARKRREAEKAKGAGG, encoded by the coding sequence ATGCAGAGGGTTCTCCTGTACATCGACAGCCTCAGCCTGAAGGTCGGTCACGCCTTCGCCTGGTGCATCCTGTTGCTGACGCTCGCCGTTTGCTACGAAGTCATCCTCCGCAAGATATTTCGCAATCCCACAGCTTGGGCCTTCGACGTCAGCTACATCATGTACGGCACGCTGTTCATGATGGGAGGGGCATACGCCCTCTCGCGGGATAGTCATGTGCGCGCGGATTTTCTCTTCCGTCTTTGGCCCCCGCGCGTCCAGGCGGGAGTCGAGTTCGTGCTGTACATCATATTTTTCTTCCCCGGCGTTCTGGCCTTGGTGTATTCCGGGTACGACTTTGCCCGGGAGTCCTGGAGTTACAGGCCTTATGGCCCGGCCGGCCCGGTCGGCGAGATCAGCATCAATAGCCCGGTGGGGGTGCCGGTTTCTCCCCTCAAGACGGTGATCCCGGTCGCGGCTTTTTTCCTTCTGCTCCAGGGGATCGCCCAGATCATCCGCTGCGCCATTTGCCTGAGGACGGGAGAGTGGCCGCCCCGGCTGCACGACGTGGAGGAGACGGACGTCGCGCTCAGGGCCGCGATCGAAGCCAGGAAGCGGCGGGAGGCCGAAAAAGCGAAGGGGGCCGGCGGATGA
- a CDS encoding TRAP transporter substrate-binding protein, with product MAPEGQKAKGNAGISRRSVIAGVGGLIAGGVVGYAAGRKSAPATPPASAPKAVEAPMVSRAQTVTLKMQGAWGAKDIFNEFAEDYVKRVNEMAGGRLKIDYLVEGAVVKAFRVQDAVHRGVLDAGHQVTVYWYGKSKAASLFGTGPVFGQNAHHILAWIAYGGGQKLYEELIEKLGLNTVGFFCMPMPTQPLGWFKTPITDAKQMEGLKYRTVGLAADLFQAMGVKVTQLPGGEIVPALERGVIEAFEFNNPTSDRSFGAQDVSKVYMMGSYHQAAEFFEIIFNKAKYNSLPKEHQAILKYAAEAASSNNYWKGLDRYSADLEWLRDKAGVKIIRTPTAVMQDQLKAWDKIMPELEKDEFFKKVTASQKAFSKRVAYYELFNSADYKLAYEHHFGKLGFV from the coding sequence ATGGCACCCGAGGGGCAGAAAGCGAAAGGCAATGCCGGGATTTCCCGCCGATCGGTCATCGCGGGCGTAGGAGGCCTCATCGCCGGGGGGGTCGTCGGCTACGCGGCCGGCAGGAAATCCGCGCCGGCCACTCCTCCCGCCTCCGCTCCCAAGGCGGTGGAAGCGCCGATGGTTTCCCGGGCACAGACGGTCACGCTGAAGATGCAGGGAGCCTGGGGCGCGAAGGACATCTTCAACGAATTCGCCGAAGACTACGTGAAGCGCGTCAACGAGATGGCCGGAGGGCGGCTCAAGATCGACTATCTGGTCGAGGGGGCCGTGGTGAAGGCCTTCCGCGTCCAGGACGCCGTGCACCGGGGGGTGCTCGACGCGGGCCACCAGGTGACGGTCTACTGGTACGGCAAGAGCAAGGCGGCCTCGCTGTTCGGGACGGGGCCCGTCTTCGGGCAGAACGCCCACCACATCCTCGCCTGGATCGCCTACGGCGGCGGCCAGAAGCTCTACGAAGAGCTCATCGAGAAGCTGGGCCTCAACACCGTCGGGTTCTTCTGCATGCCGATGCCGACCCAGCCGCTCGGATGGTTCAAGACCCCCATCACGGACGCCAAGCAGATGGAGGGCCTCAAGTACCGGACGGTGGGACTCGCGGCCGACCTGTTCCAGGCGATGGGCGTCAAGGTGACCCAGCTCCCCGGCGGCGAGATCGTCCCCGCGCTCGAGCGCGGCGTCATCGAGGCGTTCGAGTTCAACAACCCCACCTCCGACCGCTCCTTCGGCGCCCAGGACGTGAGCAAGGTCTACATGATGGGCAGCTACCACCAGGCGGCGGAGTTCTTCGAGATCATCTTCAACAAGGCCAAGTACAACTCCCTCCCCAAGGAGCACCAGGCCATCCTCAAGTACGCGGCCGAGGCGGCCTCCTCGAACAACTACTGGAAGGGGCTCGACCGCTACTCGGCCGACCTCGAGTGGCTGCGGGATAAGGCGGGGGTCAAGATCATCCGCACGCCGACCGCGGTCATGCAGGACCAGCTCAAGGCCTGGGACAAGATCATGCCGGAGCTGGAGAAGGACGAGTTCTTCAAAAAGGTGACGGCGTCGCAGAAGGCCTTCTCGAAGCGAGTGGCCTACTACGAGCTGTTCAACTCGGCCGACTACAAGCTGGCGTACGAGCACCACTTCGGGAAGCTCGGCTTCGTCTAG